One genomic segment of Equus quagga isolate Etosha38 chromosome 20, UCLA_HA_Equagga_1.0, whole genome shotgun sequence includes these proteins:
- the HIF1A gene encoding hypoxia-inducible factor 1-alpha isoform X1 — translation MEGAGGANDKKKISSERRKEKSRDAARSRRSKESEVFYELAHQLPLPHNVSSHLDKASVMRLTISYLRVRKLLDAGDLDIEDEMKAQMNCFYLKALDGFVMVLTDDGDMIYISDNVNKYMGLTQFELTGHSVFDFTHPCDHEEMREMLTHRNGLVKKGKEQNTQRSFFLRMKCTLTSRGRTMNIKSATWKVLHCTGHIHVYDTNSNQSQCGYKKPPMTCLVLICEPIPHPSNIEIPLDSKTFLSRHSLDMKFSYCDERITELMGYEPEELLGRSIYEYYHALDSDHLTKTHHDMFTKGQVTTGQYRMLAKRGGYVWVETQATVIYNTKNSQPQCIVCVNYVVSGIIQHDLIFSLQQTECVLKPVESSDMKISQLFTKVESEDTSSLFDKLKKEPDALTLLAPAAGDTIISLDFGSNDTDTDDQQLEEVPLYNDVMLPLSNEKIQNINLAMSPLPASETPKPLRSSADPALNQEVALKLEPNPESLELSFTMPQIQDQPASPSDGSTRQSSPEPNSPSEYCFDVDSDMVNEFKLELVEKLFAEDTEAKNPFSTQDTDLDLEMLAPYIPMDDDFQLRSFDQLSPLESSSSSPQSASTITVFQPTQMQEPALTTITNTAANDELKTVTKDGMEDIKILIASPSPTHIPKETTSATTSPYSDTRSRTASPNRAGKGVIEQTEKSHPRSPNVLSVTLSQRTTVPEEELNPKILALQNAQRKRKIEHDGSLFQAVGIGALLQQPDDRATTTSLSWKRIKGCKSSEQNGMEQKTIILIPSDLACRLLGQSMDESGLPQLTSYDCEVNAPIQGSRNLLQGEELLRALDQVN, via the exons GATAAGTTCTGAGCGTCGAAAAGAAAAGTCTAGAGATGCAGCCAGATCTCGGCGGAGTAAAGAGTCTGAAGTTTTTTATGAGCTTGCTCATCAGTTGCCACTTCCTCATAATGTGAGCTCACATCTTGATAAGGCATCTGTTATGAGGCTTACCATCAGCTATTTGCGTGTGAGGAAACTTCTGGATGCTG GTGATTTGGATATTGAAGATGAAATGAAGGCACAGATGAATTGCTTTTATTTGAAAGCTCTGGATGGTTTTGTTATGGTTCTCACAGACGATGGTGACATGATTTACATTTCTGATAATGTGAACAAATACATGGGATTAACTCAG TTTGAACTAACTGGACACAGTGTGTTTGATTTTACTCATCCGTGTGACcatgaggaaatgagagaaatgcTTACACACAGAAATG GCCTTGTGAAAAAGGGTAAAGAGCAAAATACACAGCGAAGCTTTTTTCTCAGAATGAAGTGTACCCTAACAAGCCGGGGGAGAACTATGAACATAAAGTCTGCAACATGGAAG GTACTTCACTGCACAGGCCACATTCATGTATATGACACCAACAGTAACCAGTCTCAGTGTGGGTATAAGAAACCACCCATGACGTGCTTGGTGCTGATTTGTGAACCCATTCCTCATCCTTCAAATATTGAAATTCCTTTAGATAGCAAGACTTTTCTCAGTCGTCACAGTCTGGATATGAAATTTTCTTATTGTGATGAAAG AATTACCGAATTGATGGGATATGAGCCAGAAGAACTTTTGGGCCGCTCAATTTATGAATATTACCATGCTTTGGACTCGGATCATCTGACCAAAACTCATCATGATA TGTTTACTAAAGGACAAGTCACCACAGGACAGTACAGGATGCTTGCCAAAAGAGGGGGATATGTCTGGGTTGAAACTCAAGCAACTGTCATATATAACACTAAGAACTCTCAACCACAATGCATTGTATGTGTAAATTATGTTGTGAG TGGTATTATTCAGCACGACTTGATTTTCTCCCTTCAACAAACAGAATGTGTCCTCAAACCAGTTGAATCTTCAGATATGAAAATTTCTCAGCTATTCACCAAAGTTGAATCAGAAGATACAAGTAGCCTCTTTGATAAACTTAAGAAGGAACCTGATGCTTTAACTTTGCTTGCCCCAGCTGCTGGAGACACAATCATATCTTTAGATTTTGGCAGCAATG ACACAGACACTGATGACCAACAACTTGAGGAAGTTCCATTGTATAATGATGTAATGCTCCCATTATCCaatgaaaaaatacagaatataaatTTGGCAATGTCTCCATTACCTGCCTCTGAAACTCCAAAGCCACTTCGAAGTAGTGCTGACCCTGCACTCAATCAGGAAGTTGCATTAAAATTGGAACCAAATCCAGAGTCACTGGAACTTTCTTTTACCATGCCCCAGATTCAGGATCAGCCAGCTAGTCCTTCTGATGGAAGCACTAGACAAAGTTCACCAGAG CCTAACAGTCCCAGTGAATATTGTTTTGATGTGGATAGTGATATGGTCAATGAATTCAAGTTGGAATTGGTAGAGAAACTTTTTGCTGAAGACACAGAAGCAAAGAATCCATTTTCCACTCAG GACACGGACTTAGACCTGGAGATGTTAGCTCCTTACATCCCAATGGATGATGATTTCCAGTTACGTTCCTTCGATCAGTTGTCACCATTGGAAAGCAGTTCTTCAAGCCCTCAAAGTGCGAGCACAATTACAGTATTCCAGCCGACTCAAATGCAAGAACCTGCTCTTACTACCATCACTAACACTGCCGCCAATGATGAattaaaaacagtgacaaaagATGGTATGGAAGACATTAAAATATTGATTGCATCTCCATCTCCTACCCACATCCCTAAAGAAACTACTAGTGCCACAACATCACCATATAGTGATACTCGAAGTCGAACAGCCTCACCAAACAGAGCAGGAAAAGGAGTCATAGAACAGACAGAAAAATCTCATCCAAGAAGCCCTAATGTGTTATCTGTCACTTTGAGTCAAAG AACTACCGTTCCTGAGGAAGAACTAAATCCAAAGATCCTGGCGTTGCAGAATGCTCAGAGAAAGCGAAAAATAGAACATGATGGTTCACTTTTTCAAGCAGTAGGAATT ggCGCATTACTACAGCAGCCAGATGATCGTGCAACGACTACATCACTTTCTTGGAAACGCATAAAAGGATGCAAATCTAGTGAGCAGAATGGAATGGAGCAGAAGACAATTATTTTAATACCCTCTG
- the HIF1A gene encoding hypoxia-inducible factor 1-alpha isoform X2, whose amino-acid sequence MRLTISYLRVRKLLDAGDLDIEDEMKAQMNCFYLKALDGFVMVLTDDGDMIYISDNVNKYMGLTQFELTGHSVFDFTHPCDHEEMREMLTHRNGLVKKGKEQNTQRSFFLRMKCTLTSRGRTMNIKSATWKVLHCTGHIHVYDTNSNQSQCGYKKPPMTCLVLICEPIPHPSNIEIPLDSKTFLSRHSLDMKFSYCDERITELMGYEPEELLGRSIYEYYHALDSDHLTKTHHDMFTKGQVTTGQYRMLAKRGGYVWVETQATVIYNTKNSQPQCIVCVNYVVSGIIQHDLIFSLQQTECVLKPVESSDMKISQLFTKVESEDTSSLFDKLKKEPDALTLLAPAAGDTIISLDFGSNDTDTDDQQLEEVPLYNDVMLPLSNEKIQNINLAMSPLPASETPKPLRSSADPALNQEVALKLEPNPESLELSFTMPQIQDQPASPSDGSTRQSSPEPNSPSEYCFDVDSDMVNEFKLELVEKLFAEDTEAKNPFSTQDTDLDLEMLAPYIPMDDDFQLRSFDQLSPLESSSSSPQSASTITVFQPTQMQEPALTTITNTAANDELKTVTKDGMEDIKILIASPSPTHIPKETTSATTSPYSDTRSRTASPNRAGKGVIEQTEKSHPRSPNVLSVTLSQRTTVPEEELNPKILALQNAQRKRKIEHDGSLFQAVGIGALLQQPDDRATTTSLSWKRIKGCKSSEQNGMEQKTIILIPSDLACRLLGQSMDESGLPQLTSYDCEVNAPIQGSRNLLQGEELLRALDQVN is encoded by the exons ATGAGGCTTACCATCAGCTATTTGCGTGTGAGGAAACTTCTGGATGCTG GTGATTTGGATATTGAAGATGAAATGAAGGCACAGATGAATTGCTTTTATTTGAAAGCTCTGGATGGTTTTGTTATGGTTCTCACAGACGATGGTGACATGATTTACATTTCTGATAATGTGAACAAATACATGGGATTAACTCAG TTTGAACTAACTGGACACAGTGTGTTTGATTTTACTCATCCGTGTGACcatgaggaaatgagagaaatgcTTACACACAGAAATG GCCTTGTGAAAAAGGGTAAAGAGCAAAATACACAGCGAAGCTTTTTTCTCAGAATGAAGTGTACCCTAACAAGCCGGGGGAGAACTATGAACATAAAGTCTGCAACATGGAAG GTACTTCACTGCACAGGCCACATTCATGTATATGACACCAACAGTAACCAGTCTCAGTGTGGGTATAAGAAACCACCCATGACGTGCTTGGTGCTGATTTGTGAACCCATTCCTCATCCTTCAAATATTGAAATTCCTTTAGATAGCAAGACTTTTCTCAGTCGTCACAGTCTGGATATGAAATTTTCTTATTGTGATGAAAG AATTACCGAATTGATGGGATATGAGCCAGAAGAACTTTTGGGCCGCTCAATTTATGAATATTACCATGCTTTGGACTCGGATCATCTGACCAAAACTCATCATGATA TGTTTACTAAAGGACAAGTCACCACAGGACAGTACAGGATGCTTGCCAAAAGAGGGGGATATGTCTGGGTTGAAACTCAAGCAACTGTCATATATAACACTAAGAACTCTCAACCACAATGCATTGTATGTGTAAATTATGTTGTGAG TGGTATTATTCAGCACGACTTGATTTTCTCCCTTCAACAAACAGAATGTGTCCTCAAACCAGTTGAATCTTCAGATATGAAAATTTCTCAGCTATTCACCAAAGTTGAATCAGAAGATACAAGTAGCCTCTTTGATAAACTTAAGAAGGAACCTGATGCTTTAACTTTGCTTGCCCCAGCTGCTGGAGACACAATCATATCTTTAGATTTTGGCAGCAATG ACACAGACACTGATGACCAACAACTTGAGGAAGTTCCATTGTATAATGATGTAATGCTCCCATTATCCaatgaaaaaatacagaatataaatTTGGCAATGTCTCCATTACCTGCCTCTGAAACTCCAAAGCCACTTCGAAGTAGTGCTGACCCTGCACTCAATCAGGAAGTTGCATTAAAATTGGAACCAAATCCAGAGTCACTGGAACTTTCTTTTACCATGCCCCAGATTCAGGATCAGCCAGCTAGTCCTTCTGATGGAAGCACTAGACAAAGTTCACCAGAG CCTAACAGTCCCAGTGAATATTGTTTTGATGTGGATAGTGATATGGTCAATGAATTCAAGTTGGAATTGGTAGAGAAACTTTTTGCTGAAGACACAGAAGCAAAGAATCCATTTTCCACTCAG GACACGGACTTAGACCTGGAGATGTTAGCTCCTTACATCCCAATGGATGATGATTTCCAGTTACGTTCCTTCGATCAGTTGTCACCATTGGAAAGCAGTTCTTCAAGCCCTCAAAGTGCGAGCACAATTACAGTATTCCAGCCGACTCAAATGCAAGAACCTGCTCTTACTACCATCACTAACACTGCCGCCAATGATGAattaaaaacagtgacaaaagATGGTATGGAAGACATTAAAATATTGATTGCATCTCCATCTCCTACCCACATCCCTAAAGAAACTACTAGTGCCACAACATCACCATATAGTGATACTCGAAGTCGAACAGCCTCACCAAACAGAGCAGGAAAAGGAGTCATAGAACAGACAGAAAAATCTCATCCAAGAAGCCCTAATGTGTTATCTGTCACTTTGAGTCAAAG AACTACCGTTCCTGAGGAAGAACTAAATCCAAAGATCCTGGCGTTGCAGAATGCTCAGAGAAAGCGAAAAATAGAACATGATGGTTCACTTTTTCAAGCAGTAGGAATT ggCGCATTACTACAGCAGCCAGATGATCGTGCAACGACTACATCACTTTCTTGGAAACGCATAAAAGGATGCAAATCTAGTGAGCAGAATGGAATGGAGCAGAAGACAATTATTTTAATACCCTCTG